The following coding sequences lie in one Paenibacillus durus ATCC 35681 genomic window:
- a CDS encoding ArsR/SmtB family transcription factor, translating into MKPAAIEECDNTCNGSEVSPENLRLTLPERATTDKMAELFKALGDPTRVRLIYALSRQELCVHDLSAILDMGQSAVSHQLRYLRNLRIVKRRKEGKTVFYSLNDAHVEQIFLQTHEHIRHE; encoded by the coding sequence ATGAAACCGGCAGCTATCGAAGAATGCGACAACACCTGTAACGGCTCGGAGGTTTCTCCCGAGAATCTCCGGTTAACCCTGCCGGAAAGGGCGACGACCGACAAGATGGCGGAACTGTTCAAGGCGCTCGGCGATCCGACGAGGGTTAGGCTGATTTACGCATTATCCCGCCAGGAGCTTTGCGTGCACGATCTGTCGGCTATTTTGGACATGGGCCAGTCGGCGGTGTCCCACCAGCTTCGCTATTTGCGGAACCTGCGGATCGTGAAGCGGCGCAAAGAGGGCAAGACCGTATTTTATTCGCTGAATGACGCGCATGTCGAGCAGATCTTTTTGCAGACGCATGAGCATATCAGACACGAATAG
- a CDS encoding heavy metal translocating P-type ATPase, producing the protein MNTVEPTVKRQWILEGLHCANCAMKIENRVSKMDGVAACSVNFATKTLTMETDSSFPETGVSQVEQTVVSIEPHVRLLEKRAAAVSRSATYTGTVRGNVQVRSHREAHGHEHGDGHEHEDGHEHAHAGEEGHAHGHSHSHGEGETRRTVLRLGVGAALAAAGYLIPVGGYWELALFLLAYLAAGGNVVWQALRNIAQGQVFDENFLMALATIGAFAIGQYPEGVAVMLFYQVGELFQGLAVNRSRRSITALMDIRPETARLRTGDETKIVSPEQVNIGDIIVVQPGEKVPLDGTVIEGRAMMDTSALTGESVPRSAEPGSAVLSGFINKNGVIAVEVTQTFAESAVSKILELVQNASNNKAKTENFITRFARSYTPVVVITAALLAVVPPLLISGATFSDWIYRALVFLVISCPCALVVSIPLGFFGGIGAASRSGILIKGSNYLEALNDVKTVVFDKTGTLTKGQFKVTDIHPAEGVTESELLRLAAYAESHSGHPIAESIVAAYGQRITANAVTDYNEISGHGIRAVVEGRIVLAGNARLMEREGIAFRQPGGIGTIVHLAVDGQYAGSLVIADEVKEDAARAISALRKIGVAKTVMLTGDASAVAEDVGKRLGVGEIHAELLPQHKVEQIERLESQKAGREKIAFVGDGINDTPVLARADVGIAMGGLGSDAAIEAADVVIMTDEPSKIASAIGIARRTRTIVWQNIIFALGIKAVFLLLGAFGIATMWEAVFSDVGVTVLAVLNSMRALRAPSVQG; encoded by the coding sequence GTGAATACGGTAGAGCCGACGGTCAAACGCCAATGGATATTGGAAGGTCTGCACTGCGCCAACTGCGCAATGAAAATTGAGAACCGGGTGAGCAAAATGGACGGGGTCGCTGCCTGTTCGGTCAATTTTGCGACCAAGACGCTGACGATGGAAACGGACAGCAGCTTTCCGGAGACAGGGGTTTCGCAGGTGGAGCAGACGGTGGTCTCGATTGAACCGCATGTGCGGCTGCTGGAGAAGAGAGCCGCAGCGGTCTCCCGTTCTGCCACTTATACTGGAACGGTTCGCGGAAACGTTCAAGTTCGCAGTCACCGCGAAGCGCATGGGCATGAACACGGGGATGGGCATGAACACGAGGACGGACATGAACACGCACATGCCGGAGAAGAAGGCCACGCGCACGGTCATTCGCACAGCCATGGCGAGGGAGAGACGCGGCGGACGGTGCTGCGCCTCGGGGTCGGAGCGGCGTTAGCCGCCGCCGGTTACCTCATCCCGGTCGGCGGTTACTGGGAGCTTGCCCTCTTCCTGCTGGCTTACCTGGCGGCAGGCGGAAATGTCGTGTGGCAGGCCTTGAGAAATATCGCGCAGGGACAAGTATTTGACGAGAACTTCCTGATGGCGCTGGCAACCATCGGCGCGTTCGCGATTGGCCAGTACCCGGAAGGCGTCGCCGTCATGCTGTTCTATCAGGTAGGCGAGCTGTTCCAGGGCCTGGCGGTCAACCGTTCCCGGCGCTCCATCACGGCGCTGATGGATATCCGGCCCGAAACGGCGCGTCTGCGGACCGGAGATGAGACGAAAATCGTGTCTCCGGAGCAGGTAAATATCGGGGATATCATCGTCGTGCAGCCGGGGGAGAAGGTTCCGCTTGACGGAACGGTCATCGAAGGCCGCGCGATGATGGATACCTCGGCGCTGACCGGCGAATCGGTTCCACGGTCGGCAGAGCCAGGAAGCGCGGTGCTGAGCGGATTCATTAACAAGAACGGCGTCATCGCCGTAGAGGTAACCCAGACGTTTGCTGAATCGGCGGTTTCCAAAATTCTGGAGCTGGTGCAGAACGCGTCGAATAACAAGGCCAAGACCGAGAACTTCATTACCCGGTTCGCCCGGAGCTACACGCCTGTTGTCGTTATTACGGCTGCGCTGCTGGCCGTGGTTCCCCCTCTGCTGATCAGCGGGGCGACGTTCTCCGACTGGATTTACCGGGCGCTGGTCTTCCTCGTAATCTCCTGCCCATGCGCCCTCGTCGTATCGATTCCGCTCGGTTTCTTCGGCGGTATCGGAGCCGCGTCGCGCAGCGGTATCCTGATTAAAGGCAGCAACTATCTGGAGGCGCTGAACGATGTTAAGACTGTGGTCTTTGACAAAACGGGCACGCTGACCAAGGGACAGTTCAAGGTGACGGATATTCATCCGGCAGAAGGCGTGACGGAGAGCGAGCTGCTGCGGCTGGCTGCTTACGCGGAGAGCCATTCGGGCCATCCGATCGCGGAGTCCATTGTCGCGGCTTACGGTCAACGTATAACCGCAAATGCCGTTACCGACTACAACGAAATTTCCGGACACGGCATCCGGGCCGTTGTTGAAGGCCGCATCGTGCTCGCAGGGAACGCGCGTCTTATGGAGCGCGAAGGCATCGCCTTCCGGCAGCCCGGCGGAATCGGCACAATCGTGCATCTGGCCGTGGACGGCCAATATGCCGGTAGTCTTGTCATCGCCGACGAAGTGAAGGAGGATGCGGCCCGGGCGATTTCCGCTCTCCGCAAAATCGGTGTGGCCAAGACAGTGATGCTGACCGGTGATGCTTCGGCGGTGGCCGAAGATGTAGGAAAGCGGCTGGGCGTCGGCGAAATCCATGCCGAGCTTCTGCCCCAGCATAAGGTGGAGCAGATCGAACGCCTTGAATCTCAAAAGGCGGGCCGGGAAAAAATCGCCTTTGTCGGCGACGGCATCAATGATACGCCCGTTCTGGCGAGAGCGGATGTCGGGATCGCCATGGGGGGGCTGGGATCGGATGCCGCGATCGAGGCGGCGGACGTCGTCATTATGACCGATGAGCCGTCCAAAATTGCATCGGCGATCGGCATCGCCCGCCGCACCCGGACCATTGTATGGCAGAACATTATATTCGCGCTCGGAATCAAGGCGGTCTTTCTGCTGCTTGGTGCATTCGGCATCGCGACAATGTGGGAAGCGGTCTTCTCCGACGTCGGCGTGACGGTGCTTGCGGTGCTCAACAGCATGCGGGCGCTCCGCGCACCGTCTGTTCAGGGTTAA
- a CDS encoding L-lactate dehydrogenase encodes MKRKSRKVAIVGSGLVGSSCAYSMVNQAICDEIMMVDRTYDRAMAQALDLSHCMDFMGTRTKVYAGTTSDCAGMDIVILTAGANPKPGQTRLDVLDDAKTITRSIVTPIVESGFDGIFVIAANPVDIVTYLVWQISGLPRHRVIGTGTSIDSSRLKTLLSEVFSIDPRSVNGYALGEHGESQFVAWSHVTIGGKPILHILDQHRERFKNLDLGDIARKTKDAGWEIFTRKGSTHFGIGSALAYIARSILNDEHKIIAVSAILDGEYGMKGTCTGVPAIIAGEGIQELIELNLNEEESAKFTASCDIIRRGIDSLSLS; translated from the coding sequence ATGAAAAGAAAATCAAGAAAAGTGGCGATCGTCGGTTCCGGATTGGTCGGCTCCAGCTGCGCCTATTCCATGGTCAACCAAGCGATTTGCGATGAAATTATGATGGTCGACCGCACATATGACCGGGCCATGGCGCAGGCGCTTGATCTTTCGCATTGTATGGATTTTATGGGTACGCGGACCAAAGTTTACGCCGGAACTACAAGCGATTGCGCCGGCATGGATATCGTAATATTAACAGCGGGCGCCAATCCGAAGCCGGGTCAGACGCGGCTTGATGTGCTGGACGACGCGAAGACCATTACCAGAAGCATCGTTACGCCGATTGTGGAGAGCGGGTTCGACGGTATTTTTGTAATTGCCGCAAATCCGGTCGATATTGTGACTTATCTTGTCTGGCAAATCTCCGGCCTGCCGCGCCATAGGGTCATCGGAACAGGGACATCCATTGATTCATCCAGACTGAAGACGCTGCTGTCCGAGGTATTCTCAATCGATCCCCGCAGCGTGAACGGCTATGCTCTCGGCGAGCATGGCGAATCGCAGTTTGTGGCCTGGTCGCATGTGACCATCGGCGGCAAGCCGATCCTGCATATTCTGGACCAGCATCGCGAGCGGTTCAAGAATCTTGACCTCGGGGATATCGCCCGCAAGACCAAGGACGCCGGGTGGGAGATTTTCACACGCAAGGGCTCAACCCATTTCGGAATCGGTAGCGCGCTGGCGTATATCGCCCGGTCGATTCTGAACGATGAACATAAAATCATTGCCGTGTCCGCCATCCTGGACGGAGAATACGGGATGAAGGGCACCTGTACCGGCGTGCCCGCCATCATTGCGGGAGAAGGCATACAGGAGTTAATCGAACTGAATCTAAATGAGGAAGAGTCCGCCAAATTTACCGCCTCGTGCGATATTATCCGCCGGGGCATCGACAGTCTCAGCCTTAGCTGA
- a CDS encoding CPBP family intramembrane glutamic endopeptidase, protein MSNQEIKRSFSQKHPALAVVIIEVLLLLSVTAAGAYATIKQLSYTSPVLISFIPIAMVLILYFSLKKKWGYYGFRSLASISKDRLIDYAPLLAVLVIVALKGFRPIGASELLFYLFFTLLVGFVEESIYRGMILNILLPKGVKAAVITSSLLFSITHVLNALSGQSAIQTVLQIVYALLIGGALALLMVRNRNILPLILFHFLHNLIQFVSNDNSDAYLGYDIAILALLALYCILLTLKLKKTAASPPAEHSFN, encoded by the coding sequence ATGTCAAACCAAGAAATTAAGAGGTCATTTTCGCAAAAACACCCCGCACTCGCCGTCGTAATTATTGAAGTTCTGTTGCTGTTATCCGTAACCGCAGCGGGCGCCTACGCCACGATCAAGCAACTAAGCTACACATCGCCTGTGCTCATTTCATTCATCCCCATCGCCATGGTGCTGATCCTGTATTTTTCTCTGAAGAAAAAATGGGGATATTACGGTTTCCGTTCGCTGGCCTCGATTTCCAAGGATAGACTGATTGATTACGCGCCACTTCTGGCTGTGCTGGTCATCGTCGCCCTGAAGGGCTTCCGTCCGATCGGCGCTTCCGAGCTGCTGTTCTATCTCTTTTTCACCCTGCTGGTCGGCTTTGTTGAGGAGAGCATTTACCGCGGCATGATCCTGAATATTTTGCTGCCCAAGGGGGTCAAAGCGGCCGTCATCACCTCGTCGCTACTCTTTTCCATCACGCATGTGCTGAATGCCCTATCCGGACAGAGCGCAATCCAGACCGTGCTGCAAATCGTGTACGCCCTGCTGATCGGCGGCGCGCTCGCGCTTTTGATGGTGCGGAACCGCAATATTTTGCCGCTGATTCTGTTCCACTTCTTACATAACTTGATCCAGTTTGTCAGCAACGACAACAGCGATGCCTACCTCGGCTATGACATCGCCATCCTTGCGCTGCTGGCGCTGTACTGCATCCTGCTTACGCTGAAATTGAAAAAGACGGCCGCCTCTCCACCAGCGGAACACAGCTTCAACTAG
- a CDS encoding CcdC family protein → MGSINPSLLHIGTTLGALLMALMVIFIRLKASDRPVTLRKILIPPLGMSTGFIMFAVPEVRVPLWWALAAFLAGWFVFAYPLIKTTTFHEKEGLIYAKRSKSFILVLLGLLLVRTLLHEFIDRYISIPQSGGLFFILAFGMILHWRVFMFRTYRKLVPQDALISR, encoded by the coding sequence ATGGGCAGCATCAATCCGTCGTTACTGCATATCGGCACCACCTTGGGCGCGCTGCTGATGGCGCTGATGGTTATTTTTATCCGATTAAAAGCAAGCGACCGCCCCGTTACCCTCCGCAAAATCCTTATCCCGCCGCTAGGCATGTCGACCGGCTTCATCATGTTCGCCGTTCCCGAGGTCAGGGTTCCTCTATGGTGGGCGCTTGCCGCTTTTCTTGCGGGATGGTTTGTTTTTGCTTATCCGCTTATTAAAACGACCACCTTCCACGAAAAGGAGGGGTTGATTTACGCCAAACGGTCCAAGAGCTTCATTCTTGTTCTGCTCGGGTTGCTTCTGGTCCGCACGCTGCTGCATGAATTCATCGACCGTTACATATCCATTCCGCAGTCAGGCGGTTTATTCTTTATTCTGGCATTCGGCATGATTCTGCATTGGAGGGTGTTTATGTTTAGAACCTACCGCAAGCTCGTTCCGCAGGATGCGCTGATTTCGCGGTAG
- a CDS encoding helix-turn-helix transcriptional regulator, producing the protein MLEYVLLGMLMEGQMSGYDLKKTIDSTVGHFYAASYGSLYPALKRMTDKGHVSVFETADSKNKKLYSLLPEGKEAFLKWLEEPQAGGREQLIRIFFFDYLEEDVRLRRLQEYLYAAEHEIRSLEAVQSIVEGELAGIERPEDYYYRVSVLGYGLSHARMQQQWIKDIMERKDLGHVKPRN; encoded by the coding sequence ATGCTGGAATATGTCCTGTTAGGAATGCTGATGGAAGGCCAAATGAGCGGGTATGATTTGAAGAAGACTATCGACAGCACAGTCGGCCATTTCTACGCCGCAAGCTATGGCAGCCTTTATCCCGCATTGAAGAGGATGACAGATAAAGGTCATGTATCCGTGTTTGAAACGGCGGACAGCAAGAACAAGAAGCTCTACTCCCTGCTGCCTGAAGGGAAAGAAGCTTTTCTCAAATGGCTGGAAGAACCGCAAGCCGGGGGCCGCGAGCAGCTCATCCGGATTTTCTTTTTCGACTATTTGGAAGAGGATGTCCGTCTGCGGCGTCTGCAGGAGTATCTGTACGCAGCCGAACATGAGATCCGCTCACTGGAAGCGGTACAGAGCATAGTAGAGGGCGAACTGGCCGGGATCGAGCGTCCGGAAGACTATTATTACCGCGTGTCTGTGCTGGGATATGGACTCAGCCATGCGCGAATGCAGCAGCAGTGGATCAAGGATATTATGGAGAGGAAGGATTTAGGACATGTCAAACCAAGAAATTAA
- a CDS encoding lactonase family protein has protein sequence MKRQDEVLFYAGTYSSEEEPSIYFCGLNTGNGEMRIIQQTSGIENPSYITLNRAGNVLYAVSEKEDGEVSAYSIDPGTNKLSLLGVRRTDGGAPCYVSISPEEDYVFVSNYSGGNVNAFPVNEDGSLGGMSSQVLHSGRGFREDRQEAPHPHSVIAGATGKRILVCDLGLDRIMLYRHEDGKLTRHGEVVLPDGSGPRHLAFHPSGKWLYCVNELNCTVTVLEACEPSGNFEVRQHLSTLPEQYAAGSDDTAADIHVSPCGRFLYVSNRGHDSIALLHIDEDTGLLKAIDWQSTGGRTPRNFAIAGGMLLAANQNSGTITSFTIDGENGRLIPTGNELEVPKPVCIAILN, from the coding sequence ATGAAACGCCAAGATGAAGTATTGTTCTATGCCGGAACGTACAGTTCCGAAGAGGAGCCGTCCATTTATTTTTGCGGACTAAATACAGGGAACGGAGAAATGAGAATCATTCAACAAACCTCGGGAATCGAGAATCCATCGTACATAACGCTGAACCGTGCAGGGAATGTGCTGTATGCCGTCAGCGAGAAGGAAGACGGGGAGGTCAGCGCATATTCCATCGATCCCGGGACAAATAAGCTGTCGCTGCTGGGCGTACGGCGGACAGATGGAGGAGCCCCCTGCTACGTCTCTATCTCTCCGGAGGAGGACTATGTATTTGTCTCCAACTATTCGGGAGGCAATGTCAATGCTTTCCCGGTTAATGAAGACGGCTCGCTCGGGGGGATGTCCTCCCAGGTGCTGCACTCCGGCAGGGGCTTTCGCGAAGACCGGCAGGAAGCGCCGCATCCGCATTCCGTAATCGCAGGGGCAACCGGGAAGCGGATACTGGTATGCGATCTCGGCCTCGACCGGATTATGCTCTACCGTCACGAAGACGGCAAGCTCACCCGGCATGGTGAAGTGGTGCTGCCTGACGGCTCGGGACCGCGCCATTTGGCATTCCATCCGAGCGGAAAGTGGCTGTATTGCGTCAACGAGCTCAACTGTACGGTAACGGTTCTTGAAGCGTGCGAGCCGTCCGGGAATTTTGAAGTCCGGCAGCATTTGTCCACACTGCCGGAGCAATACGCTGCGGGAAGCGACGATACCGCGGCCGATATCCATGTCTCCCCTTGCGGCCGGTTCCTGTATGTATCTAACCGCGGGCACGACAGCATCGCCCTGTTGCACATTGATGAGGACACCGGCTTGCTGAAGGCGATCGATTGGCAGAGTACCGGCGGGCGTACGCCGCGCAACTTCGCCATTGCCGGAGGAATGCTGCTTGCCGCCAATCAGAACAGCGGCACTATTACGTCGTTTACAATCGACGGCGAGAACGGCAGGCTGATTCCGACAGGCAATGAACTGGAAGTGCCGAAGCCGGTCTGTATTGCGATTCTGAATTGA
- a CDS encoding ABC transporter permease, with protein MKMFLRILSAERLKLSGSHIWLLVLASPAAAVLIGLFAATPAGGKPDWTILLTVMSMLHAALFLPILSGLYAAMLCRHEHLDGGWKALLALPVSRTAVYLAKFAVAALLLAATQAVFMAAVIGTGLFRGIGTPIPWELLLRSISTSWVACLPLAALQMAVSQAWSSFAAPLALNVSFTLPNILIANSATYGPYYPWVQPLLAMIPHGQADYGAFNLPLESLLIVVLGSFVVFLAAGLLSFRRKAV; from the coding sequence ATGAAGATGTTTCTGAGAATTCTGTCAGCCGAAAGACTGAAGCTGTCCGGCTCCCACATATGGCTGCTTGTGCTGGCCAGTCCCGCCGCCGCAGTGCTGATCGGGCTGTTCGCGGCTACCCCGGCCGGAGGAAAGCCGGACTGGACGATACTGCTTACCGTTATGTCGATGCTTCACGCCGCATTGTTTCTGCCAATCCTGTCCGGGCTGTATGCCGCGATGCTGTGCCGCCACGAGCACCTGGACGGCGGCTGGAAGGCGCTGCTGGCGCTGCCGGTCTCCCGGACGGCTGTATACCTTGCGAAATTCGCGGTGGCCGCTCTGCTGCTGGCAGCGACCCAGGCCGTCTTCATGGCCGCGGTCATCGGAACGGGGTTGTTCCGGGGAATCGGAACTCCCATTCCTTGGGAGCTGCTCTTGAGAAGCATTAGCACCAGTTGGGTGGCCTGCTTGCCGCTGGCGGCGCTCCAAATGGCCGTATCCCAGGCGTGGAGCAGCTTCGCCGCACCGCTCGCGCTGAACGTCAGCTTTACGCTGCCCAATATTTTAATTGCGAACTCGGCTACCTACGGCCCTTATTATCCATGGGTACAGCCGCTGCTGGCCATGATTCCCCACGGGCAGGCGGACTATGGAGCGTTCAATCTGCCGCTTGAGAGCCTGCTGATCGTCGTGCTGGGCAGCTTTGTGGTCTTCCTTGCGGCGGGGCTGCTGTCTTTCCGGCGCAAGGCGGTGTGA
- a CDS encoding polyprenyl synthetase family protein, with protein sequence MEDIAESVGNEIKEGVRTYFTLPHLYEQAAACIDEKLRGNLPFANLTALHYRAFGGTGCSIFRAAGAVELMILSADIIDDLQDKDNSLTAWSRMSPEIALNIAFGLTFISGQMLLTCEFPLERIHGAVQFMNTQILAAINGQTADLLNDIASEEDYLRMIKQKSAAFVVAACMIGTFLATGEWNSQVRDYAEELGIADQIKNDIRDLLDWERGDFKNRKKTLSTLYLLQFIAEEDQWIADYFEGRLRMEEISHRREEFERAVERTGTFLYTSVRMRMHCYNYLQIVDKLDIDAHWKNRITALAE encoded by the coding sequence ATGGAGGATATTGCGGAATCAGTGGGTAACGAAATCAAGGAAGGCGTGCGGACTTATTTCACTTTGCCCCACTTGTACGAGCAGGCAGCCGCCTGTATAGATGAGAAGCTGAGAGGGAATCTGCCGTTCGCTAATCTTACGGCGCTTCATTACAGGGCTTTCGGAGGAACGGGTTGTTCCATTTTTCGGGCTGCCGGAGCGGTTGAGCTCATGATTCTAAGCGCGGATATTATCGATGACCTTCAGGATAAGGACAACAGCTTGACGGCATGGAGCCGGATGAGCCCCGAAATTGCGCTTAACATTGCCTTTGGGCTGACGTTCATTTCCGGGCAGATGCTGCTTACCTGCGAATTCCCCTTGGAACGGATTCATGGGGCTGTACAATTTATGAACACCCAGATCCTTGCAGCCATTAACGGGCAGACGGCGGATCTGCTGAACGATATCGCGAGCGAGGAGGATTATCTCCGTATGATCAAGCAAAAGTCGGCTGCATTCGTGGTCGCCGCCTGCATGATCGGCACGTTCCTGGCTACCGGCGAGTGGAACAGTCAAGTAAGAGATTATGCCGAGGAACTCGGCATCGCCGATCAGATCAAGAACGACATCCGCGATCTGCTGGATTGGGAAAGGGGTGATTTCAAGAATCGAAAGAAAACGCTGTCCACGCTGTATCTGCTTCAGTTTATCGCTGAGGAAGATCAATGGATCGCCGATTACTTTGAAGGACGCCTCCGGATGGAGGAGATCAGCCACCGCAGGGAGGAATTCGAGCGGGCCGTCGAACGGACGGGAACCTTTCTTTATACCTCCGTACGGATGAGAATGCATTGCTATAATTATTTGCAGATCGTAGACAAGCTGGATATCGACGCTCACTGGAAGAACCGTATTACCGCCTTGGCCGAATAG
- a CDS encoding GlsB/YeaQ/YmgE family stress response membrane protein — protein MSVIWMLIVGGIIGWLAGLIMGRDIPGGIIGNIIAGILGSWLGSFLGDWGPRVSEFYVLPSLIGAIVLIAIVSLVMHSMGGRRSRS, from the coding sequence ATGAGTGTCATATGGATGCTGATTGTTGGCGGTATTATTGGTTGGTTGGCAGGTCTGATCATGGGCAGAGATATTCCGGGAGGCATTATCGGCAACATTATTGCGGGTATTCTGGGCTCTTGGCTGGGCAGTTTTCTGGGTGACTGGGGTCCTCGTGTCAGTGAATTCTACGTCCTGCCGTCTTTGATCGGCGCGATCGTTCTTATTGCAATCGTCAGCCTGGTCATGCATTCGATGGGCGGACGGCGATCCCGTTCCTAA
- the comX gene encoding competence pheromone ComX, translating to MLKEIIQSLMKDPAAAHRLKNGQYELVGISEVERRALLEALEDKNRVGKAGELGAWDTVKAAAAL from the coding sequence ATGTTAAAGGAAATCATTCAAAGCTTGATGAAAGATCCCGCAGCAGCCCATCGTTTAAAGAACGGCCAGTATGAACTTGTTGGAATCAGCGAAGTTGAGCGAAGAGCGCTGCTGGAAGCGCTGGAGGACAAAAACCGGGTTGGCAAAGCCGGGGAGCTGGGAGCCTGGGACACCGTCAAAGCGGCAGCAGCACTATAG